In Thermus thermamylovorans, the genomic stretch TAGCCGTCGTCGTTGGCGTCGAAGAAGGAGCGCACGTGGAGCTGGTAGATGACCGCGTCCTGGTACCAGAGGGGGTCCACGGCCCAAATCTAGGGCCCCGGGAGGTAGGTTTTCAAGTAGTCCAGGACCGCCTCCACGTCCCTGAGCCGCCCCCCGGCCTGGGTAGGGCCTTCCCCCACCTTGAGGGTGAGGCCGAGGCCCTTGAGGGCCCGGAAGGCGGCCTCGTCGGTGAGGTCGTCCCCCACGTAGACCGGGGTGCGCCCGGGGTGGCGCCGGAGGAGGCGGAGGGCGGCCTGGCCCTTGTCCACCCCCTTGGGCTTGAGCTCCAGCACCATCTTGCCGGGGAGGGCCTCGAGGCCGAGCCGCTCCAGGAGCTCCCCTTGGGCCTCCAGCCAGGCCTCCAGGCAGGCCCGCGCCTTTGCCTCGTCCGCCGCCTCCCGGAAGTGCAGGGCCAGGGCGAAGCCCTTGTCCTCCACCCGCACCCCGGGGCAGACGGGGAGCCGGGGGCGCAGGGGGGCGAGGTCCACGGGGAAGAGGGGCCGGGCCTCCCCCCCCACCACCCCCTCCTCCAGGCCGTGCCCCCCCACCACGGGGAGGCCGGGAAGGGGGAGGAGGCGGGCCAGGTCCGCCACCCGCCGCCCCGTGATCACGTAGAGAGGGTAGCGGGCCATGAGCCCCTTGAGCACCTCCAGGGCCTCGGGGTGGGGGAGGGCCTCCTCGGGCCTCGGGGCGATGGGGGCCAGGGTGCCGTCGTAGTCCAGGAGGAAAAGGGGGTTTGCCGCCCGCATCAGCCCTCCAGGGAGGCCAGGAAACGCTCCGCCCAGCCCTGGACCTCCAGGGCCTCCACCCGCCCCTTGAGGGCCTCGAGGCGCTCCTGGCGCTCGCCCAGGGGCATCCTCAGGGCCCGGTCCAGGGTGGCCGCCATCCCGTCCAGGTCGTAGGGGTTCACCAGGAGGGCCTCTTTCAGGTACTCCGCCGCCCCCGCCAGGGAGGAGAGGACCAGGACCCCTTCCCCGGCGGTGTAGGCGTACTCCAGGGCCACCAGGTTCATCCCGTCCCGCAAGGGGGTGATGAAGGCCACGTCCGCCGCCCGGTAGAAGGCGGCGAGCTCCTCCTGGCTGTAGGTCTGGTAGAAGTAGCGCAAGGGCACCCAGTCCTCCCGCAGGAAGTTCCCCAGGATCCTCCCCGCGGCCTCGTCCACCCGGCGCTTGAGCTCCCGGTAGGCGGCCACGGAGGTGCGGCTCGGGGTGGCGATCTGGAAGAAGGCCACCCGGCCCCGCCAGTGGGGGTAGGACTGCAGGAGGCGCTCGTAGGCCAGGAGCCGTTCCAGCACCCCCTTGGTGTAGTCCAGCCGGTCCACCCCCAGGATGAGGCGGTCGGCCCCGGCGAGCCGCCGCAGGGCCCGGGCGTGGGCCCCCACCCCGGGGTCCTCGGCCAGCTCCCGGAAGCGGCGGGTGTCGATCCCCAGGGGGTGGGCCTCCACCCGCACGGAGCGCTCCCCCACCCGCACCCGGTTCCCCTCCACGGGGAAGCCGTAGTAGGCCGCGGTGCGGAGGAAGTTCTCCACGTACTCCGGGGTATGGAAGCCCACCAGGTCCGCCCCCAGGACCCCCTCCACCAGGGCCCTCCCCCAGGGGAGGATGCGGAAGACCCCGCTGGAGGGCCAGGGGATGTGGAAGAAGAAGCCGATGGGGGCCCGGATCCGCTCCCGCAAAAGCCCCGGCAGGAGGAGGAGGTGGTAGTCCTGGACGAAGACCACGTCCCCTTCCCGCCAGGCCCCGCTCACCGCCTCGGCGAAGCGGCGGTTGACCCGCAGGTAGTCCTGGAAGTGCTCCCGCCTTAGCTCCACCCGTTCCAGGAAGTAGTGGCACAGGGGCCAGAGCACCCGGTTGGCGAACCCCCCGTAGTAGCCCTGCCACTCCCGCTCGGTCAGGGGGACCCGGAGGAGGCGCACCCGGCTTTCCCGGGGAGGGGCGATGGGTTTCTCCCCCCACTCCCCCGCGGCCACCCAGACCCCGCCCCGGGCCTCCAGCACCGGCAGGAGGGCGGTGGCCAGCCCGCCCACCGCCGGGGCCAGGCCCTCGGGGGTCAGGCGGAAGGGGGCGCGGTTGGCCACGACGATGAGGCTCACAGAAACAGCTTATCCCCAAGGCCCCCTGCCCGTGGGGGGATGAAAAAAAGGCCAAGGCCTTTAGTCAAAGCTAAGCATTCCTCCCTCCCCTCCAACACGCCGTTTCCTCGGGGGGCCTGCGGGGTCCGCCAAGGCCCGATGAGGGCCTGGCCCCGCCGCCTTCCTCCCGTTCTCATGGGGCGGGTCTAAGGTGGTCTTCCGGAGGTGATAGGGATGCGTTGGCCATCGGCTATGCTCCTCGTCCTCTTCCTGCTCCTGGGCCTGGGCCAGGCCCAGCGCTGCAGCACCCAGAGGCCCATCGTCTTCGCCGATTACGACTGGGAAAGCGCCCGGGTCCACAACCGCATCGCCCAGTTCATCCTGGAAAGGGGTTATGGTTGCCGCACGGACACCCTGCCCGGCACCTCGATCCCCCTGCTCACGGGGCTGGCCCGGGGCAACGTGCA encodes the following:
- the otsB gene encoding trehalose-phosphatase, giving the protein MRAANPLFLLDYDGTLAPIAPRPEEALPHPEALEVLKGLMARYPLYVITGRRVADLARLLPLPGLPVVGGHGLEEGVVGGEARPLFPVDLAPLRPRLPVCPGVRVEDKGFALALHFREAADEAKARACLEAWLEAQGELLERLGLEALPGKMVLELKPKGVDKGQAALRLLRRHPGRTPVYVGDDLTDEAAFRALKGLGLTLKVGEGPTQAGGRLRDVEAVLDYLKTYLPGP
- a CDS encoding alpha,alpha-trehalose-phosphate synthase (UDP-forming) yields the protein MSLIVVANRAPFRLTPEGLAPAVGGLATALLPVLEARGGVWVAAGEWGEKPIAPPRESRVRLLRVPLTEREWQGYYGGFANRVLWPLCHYFLERVELRREHFQDYLRVNRRFAEAVSGAWREGDVVFVQDYHLLLLPGLLRERIRAPIGFFFHIPWPSSGVFRILPWGRALVEGVLGADLVGFHTPEYVENFLRTAAYYGFPVEGNRVRVGERSVRVEAHPLGIDTRRFRELAEDPGVGAHARALRRLAGADRLILGVDRLDYTKGVLERLLAYERLLQSYPHWRGRVAFFQIATPSRTSVAAYRELKRRVDEAAGRILGNFLREDWVPLRYFYQTYSQEELAAFYRAADVAFITPLRDGMNLVALEYAYTAGEGVLVLSSLAGAAEYLKEALLVNPYDLDGMAATLDRALRMPLGERQERLEALKGRVEALEVQGWAERFLASLEG